The following proteins are co-located in the Streptomyces asiaticus genome:
- a CDS encoding class I SAM-dependent methyltransferase — protein sequence MFSAVAFGGRRDQVFTRLAALSGARPGRPGARPCGTGCLTQRMTAAVTPGGTPLGIDPSDQVIEHARRLAADRPGCTFERGIAEQLEAPDASFDVVVSSLMVHHLPARPPARPPARPPPARPQALAEMYRVCRRGGRLMVADFRPPKSRIGRHLVGAATGPAMENNPIDRLETLVRDAGFTDMAVGDLRPWIRYVTARRPAAPGRAS from the coding sequence CTGTTCAGCGCCGTCGCCTTCGGCGGCCGCCGCGACCAGGTCTTCACCCGGCTCGCAGCGCTCAGCGGTGCCCGCCCCGGGCGACCGGGTGCTCGACCTTGCGGCACCGGCTGTCTCACTCAGCGCATGACCGCCGCCGTCACACCGGGCGGGACCCCCCTGGGCATCGACCCGTCCGACCAGGTCATCGAGCACGCCCGCCGACTCGCCGCCGACCGGCCCGGCTGCACCTTCGAACGCGGCATCGCCGAGCAGCTGGAGGCGCCGGACGCGTCGTTCGACGTGGTGGTCAGCAGCCTGATGGTCCACCATCTGCCCGCCCGCCCGCCCGCCCGCCCGCCCGCCCGCCCGCCCCCCGCCCGGCCGCAGGCGCTGGCCGAGATGTACCGGGTCTGCCGACGCGGCGGGCGGCTGATGGTCGCCGACTTCCGGCCTCCGAAGAGCCGGATCGGCCGCCACCTCGTCGGGGCCGCCACCGGCCCGGCCATGGAGAACAACCCGATCGACCGGCTGGAGACCCTCGTCCGGGATGCCGGATTCACGGATATGGCGGTCGGCGACCTGCGACCGTGGATCCGCTACGTTACCGCCCGCAGGCCCGCCGCGCCGGGGCGCGCCTCGTGA
- a CDS encoding ATP-binding protein, whose product MAIMDSFRSATADYSKPSPAAQPRRLTRLRALCVTRAVAAAVPELRHFARSTARRWDIPQDACDTLLLVVSELVTNTVIHSGSLDVTAVIVFDGVTMTVEVSDCGRWLVRDINRRVEQDRDAHFGRGLDLVRACTSRCTIHSRAAGTRVVVRFPVACGAGR is encoded by the coding sequence ATGGCCATCATGGACAGCTTCCGATCCGCTACCGCCGACTACTCGAAGCCGAGCCCAGCAGCGCAGCCGCGCAGGCTGACGCGGTTGCGGGCGTTGTGCGTGACCCGGGCGGTGGCCGCAGCCGTACCGGAGTTACGGCACTTCGCGCGCAGTACAGCGCGGCGATGGGACATTCCCCAGGATGCGTGCGACACACTGTTACTCGTCGTCAGCGAACTGGTGACGAACACCGTGATCCACAGTGGCAGCTTGGATGTGACGGCAGTGATCGTCTTCGACGGTGTCACCATGACCGTCGAGGTCAGTGACTGCGGCCGGTGGCTGGTGCGTGACATCAACCGCCGTGTGGAGCAGGACCGCGACGCCCACTTCGGACGAGGACTGGATCTGGTCAGGGCATGTACCAGCCGGTGTACGATCCACTCGCGTGCTGCAGGCACCCGTGTTGTGGTCCGGTTTCCCGTGGCGTGCGGAGCCGGTCGGTGA
- a CDS encoding alpha-L-fucosidase — MWALSGGQAEKPPADGSDPEAVGTILASLRFGMFVHFNPSSVVGREIGWGRNAYRPGEPPGNQYPDPSVVSDPVYDVAYRDFLPERDWASRLAATAKDAGMTYLVFTTKHHDGYPNFRTSNVTHSFYADYADTSMGRSGRDLTREISKAARDAGLKVGFYYSPRDWTQPDYVKGDYGTYYGYMMEHLQQLLTEYGKIDFLWYDHIPYAPMAHFRPPELLTVPRELQPGVLINDRGYNTMGFEPLPDDLAGDYFTPEQQVGAFDPTRPWESCITITPPDWSWQPDHDTSDVTTVVKTIVATAVGDGTLLLNVPPTRTGYPEDEVTQTLGEVGRWMATYKRAIIGTRGGPYHPSNIGGATYRDRTIYLHITGDTHPFPLRLPALKATVKSVATLADERAVPFIKDDKGDLLLDLSKLTRTGPDLVLTLAADRKLTVEDVTSGAISWDIVRPGRNLAAGKPVKQHSTAFGGVPERAVDGNTDGAWSSGTITHTNDATEAWWQVDLGSSTDIGQVWLWNRTDPCCSERLNNFWVMASDTGFTSGDLTESSTAPGATAVRIDGPAGDMRVVSLNGRGRYVRVQLEANNTPLSLAEVEVFAR; from the coding sequence GTGTGGGCGTTGAGCGGCGGTCAGGCTGAGAAGCCCCCCGCAGACGGGTCGGACCCGGAGGCCGTCGGTACTATCCTCGCCTCGCTTCGGTTCGGCATGTTCGTGCACTTCAACCCGTCCTCCGTGGTCGGCCGGGAGATCGGCTGGGGCCGCAACGCCTACCGGCCCGGTGAGCCCCCGGGGAATCAGTACCCGGACCCGTCGGTGGTGTCCGATCCGGTGTACGACGTCGCCTACCGCGATTTCCTGCCCGAGCGGGACTGGGCGAGCAGGCTTGCCGCCACGGCCAAGGACGCCGGCATGACCTACCTGGTCTTCACGACCAAGCACCACGACGGATACCCCAACTTCCGCACGAGCAACGTCACCCACTCCTTCTACGCCGACTACGCCGACACGTCGATGGGACGATCGGGCCGGGACCTCACCCGCGAGATCTCCAAGGCTGCGAGAGACGCCGGGCTCAAGGTCGGCTTCTACTACTCGCCCCGCGACTGGACCCAGCCCGACTACGTCAAGGGCGACTACGGCACCTATTACGGCTACATGATGGAGCACCTCCAGCAGCTGCTCACCGAGTACGGGAAGATCGACTTCCTCTGGTACGACCACATCCCCTACGCGCCCATGGCGCACTTCCGCCCGCCAGAGCTCCTCACGGTCCCAAGGGAGCTGCAACCGGGCGTCCTGATCAACGACCGCGGCTACAACACCATGGGCTTCGAACCACTGCCGGACGACCTGGCCGGGGACTATTTCACACCCGAGCAGCAGGTCGGTGCGTTCGATCCGACTCGGCCGTGGGAATCCTGCATCACGATCACGCCGCCGGATTGGTCCTGGCAGCCCGACCACGACACGTCAGACGTCACGACCGTGGTCAAGACCATCGTCGCGACGGCTGTCGGAGACGGCACCCTGCTCCTCAATGTGCCGCCGACGCGGACCGGTTACCCGGAGGACGAGGTCACCCAGACCCTGGGCGAGGTCGGCCGGTGGATGGCCACGTACAAGCGCGCGATCATCGGGACCCGCGGCGGACCGTACCACCCCAGTAACATCGGCGGGGCGACCTACCGTGACAGGACGATCTACCTGCACATCACGGGAGACACGCACCCGTTCCCGCTGCGGCTGCCGGCCCTGAAGGCCACGGTGAAGAGTGTCGCCACGCTCGCCGACGAACGGGCCGTGCCGTTCATCAAGGACGACAAGGGAGACCTGCTCCTGGACCTGAGCAAGCTCACGAGGACCGGGCCGGACCTGGTCCTCACGCTCGCCGCCGACCGGAAGCTGACCGTTGAGGACGTCACGTCCGGGGCCATCTCGTGGGACATCGTCAGGCCCGGTAGGAACCTCGCCGCGGGCAAGCCGGTGAAGCAGCACTCGACCGCCTTCGGCGGGGTGCCCGAGCGCGCGGTCGACGGCAACACCGACGGTGCCTGGTCGTCCGGGACCATCACGCACACCAATGACGCGACGGAAGCGTGGTGGCAGGTCGACCTGGGTTCCTCGACCGATATCGGACAGGTCTGGCTGTGGAACCGGACCGACCCGTGCTGCAGCGAGCGCCTGAACAACTTCTGGGTGATGGCATCCGACACTGGGTTCACCTCAGGGGACCTGACCGAGTCCAGCACCGCCCCGGGGGCGACCGCGGTCCGCATCGACGGGCCCGCCGGGGACATGCGCGTCGTGAGCCTCAACGGCCGCGGTCGCTACGTGCGTGTCCAACTGGAAGCGAACAACACGCCTCTGTCGCTGGCCGAAGTGGAGGTGTTCGCTCGCTGA
- a CDS encoding LuxR C-terminal-related transcriptional regulator, whose product MGREHEWNTVLREPLAVGQAPVLVLVEGEAGTGKSRFVHWLLGDHKLGRTPRLTVTFTPSGAFVAQEPAKPAGTASVVKVAGARPASPQSQGPVPPRAARLEAASLAELVASLGTGVPVLLIAEDVHRADEQDARALRAVLAQPPAGLFAVLTCRPEELSCPGLVLRAPVGYPAGLTIIRLRLGPLSKTEVRQMAVQALGEDRCSEHFVTRLHERSGGIAQVVADLAAELTMVRPLPGGTAQSGSRSRLTARDVDEAAVPVRLTELVVGRMAALDEQPRRVVEAAAVLDQAATEKELVFVAALSEASGRTALTAALSASVLHEFALGQYGFRVPAAAAAIHQLIPGPVRREMHERAAEALAARRPVPWALVARQQLASGRIADWLGNMEKAAHEAIEAGNHQLAISLLEDTLARPVVHESTRGRLALMLARSASHGPRSDQTVEILRRLVDDPALPAAARGEIRLGLGLLLLLGDQDGHSSHGRDELVKAIEELSGRPTRAVRAMSALALPYWPRGSLTDHLAWLARAEATAAKSGEAAAEAAVAASRAAVLLSVGDPDGWRHLEQLPRDHDDLRILRQSARGLAGAAIAATWLGEYARASELLASAPKLAARNGQGCVQQMTPGTSLLLSMMTGHWAGLPDSARTLLAQADEMPHPAGDARLVLGLLALAKGEWCQAGTWLSGASVSGDDGTVPRVAAASGGRIRLAMARQDLTGAAREATESWARLRAKAVWVWAAELAPWAVEATMQTGQLTTAREMVNEFAAGIESRQAPAAAAALMWCRALLAEADGEHCAAAEHYRQARTHLQTLPRPYEAALAAEAIGRCTLAGSTETAAGISELTTAADELETIGATWDVARVRAQLRAHPSARRRPPGRPGYGDRLSPREQEAAELAGAGMSNREIACTLHLSPRTVEQHVARAIKKLGIPSRQALASLRHNDQPEN is encoded by the coding sequence ATGGGGCGTGAGCACGAGTGGAATACGGTGTTGCGTGAGCCGCTGGCGGTGGGGCAGGCCCCGGTGCTGGTGCTCGTCGAGGGAGAGGCGGGGACGGGCAAGAGCCGTTTCGTGCACTGGCTGCTCGGGGACCACAAGCTCGGCCGGACGCCTCGCCTGACGGTGACGTTCACCCCTTCGGGCGCCTTCGTCGCCCAGGAGCCCGCCAAACCGGCAGGGACCGCGTCGGTGGTGAAAGTGGCCGGGGCCCGTCCGGCAAGCCCACAGTCCCAAGGCCCGGTGCCGCCGCGGGCGGCCCGGCTCGAGGCTGCCTCGCTCGCGGAGCTGGTGGCCTCGCTCGGCACCGGTGTTCCGGTACTGCTGATTGCCGAGGACGTTCACCGGGCGGACGAGCAGGATGCACGCGCACTGCGCGCTGTGCTGGCCCAGCCTCCGGCCGGACTTTTCGCTGTGCTGACCTGTCGCCCCGAAGAACTGTCCTGCCCCGGGCTGGTGTTGCGTGCCCCGGTGGGTTACCCGGCCGGTTTGACCATTATCCGGTTACGGCTCGGACCGCTCAGCAAGACCGAGGTCCGCCAGATGGCGGTTCAGGCGCTGGGCGAGGACCGCTGCTCCGAGCATTTCGTCACCCGGCTTCATGAGCGCTCCGGCGGAATCGCGCAGGTGGTGGCTGATCTGGCCGCGGAACTGACGATGGTCCGCCCGCTGCCGGGCGGCACAGCCCAGTCAGGCAGCCGGAGCCGGTTGACGGCCAGGGACGTGGACGAGGCCGCGGTCCCGGTACGGCTCACCGAGCTGGTGGTCGGCCGCATGGCGGCACTGGATGAGCAGCCGCGGCGTGTAGTGGAGGCGGCGGCAGTACTCGACCAGGCCGCGACCGAGAAAGAACTGGTCTTCGTGGCGGCCCTGTCGGAGGCAAGTGGCCGTACGGCGCTGACAGCTGCGCTGTCCGCGTCGGTGCTGCACGAATTCGCGCTCGGTCAGTACGGGTTTCGTGTACCGGCGGCAGCCGCGGCTATCCATCAACTGATACCCGGCCCGGTACGGCGGGAGATGCACGAACGCGCGGCCGAGGCGCTGGCGGCCCGGCGCCCGGTGCCGTGGGCGCTCGTGGCACGCCAGCAACTGGCGTCCGGGCGGATCGCAGACTGGCTGGGGAACATGGAGAAGGCCGCGCACGAGGCCATCGAGGCCGGGAACCACCAGCTGGCGATCTCCTTGCTCGAAGACACCCTGGCACGCCCTGTAGTCCATGAGTCGACCAGGGGTCGGCTGGCGCTGATGCTGGCTCGCAGCGCATCCCACGGCCCCCGCTCCGACCAGACGGTGGAGATCCTGCGCCGACTGGTCGATGACCCTGCGCTGCCCGCCGCCGCGCGGGGCGAGATCCGCCTCGGTCTCGGTTTGCTGTTGCTCCTGGGCGACCAGGATGGGCACAGCAGCCACGGCCGTGACGAACTCGTCAAAGCCATCGAGGAGTTGAGTGGCCGCCCGACGCGGGCGGTGCGGGCGATGTCCGCTCTTGCCCTGCCCTACTGGCCTCGTGGTTCGCTGACGGACCATCTCGCCTGGCTGGCACGGGCCGAGGCGACAGCGGCGAAAAGCGGGGAGGCGGCGGCTGAGGCCGCGGTCGCGGCCAGCCGGGCGGCCGTGCTGCTCAGCGTGGGTGATCCAGATGGGTGGCGGCACCTGGAGCAGCTCCCCCGGGACCACGATGACCTGCGGATTCTACGGCAATCGGCTCGTGGTCTGGCCGGCGCCGCCATCGCGGCCACCTGGCTGGGCGAGTATGCGCGAGCCAGCGAGCTGCTGGCCTCGGCACCGAAGCTGGCCGCCCGCAACGGGCAAGGCTGCGTCCAACAGATGACTCCAGGCACGTCACTGCTGCTGAGCATGATGACCGGCCACTGGGCGGGTCTGCCCGACAGCGCCCGCACACTGCTGGCACAGGCGGATGAGATGCCGCACCCTGCGGGCGACGCCAGACTGGTCCTCGGCCTGCTCGCCCTGGCCAAGGGCGAGTGGTGCCAGGCGGGCACCTGGCTCTCCGGTGCCAGCGTCTCGGGAGACGACGGCACCGTACCGCGAGTAGCGGCGGCCTCGGGCGGCCGCATCAGGCTCGCGATGGCCCGCCAGGACCTGACAGGCGCGGCCCGGGAGGCAACCGAGAGCTGGGCCAGACTGCGGGCCAAGGCCGTGTGGGTATGGGCGGCCGAACTGGCCCCCTGGGCTGTGGAAGCAACCATGCAGACCGGGCAGCTGACGACGGCACGGGAGATGGTCAACGAGTTCGCGGCAGGCATCGAGAGCCGACAGGCACCCGCAGCGGCAGCGGCACTGATGTGGTGCCGAGCGCTACTGGCCGAGGCGGACGGCGAACACTGCGCAGCAGCCGAGCACTACCGACAAGCCCGCACTCACCTCCAAACGCTCCCGCGGCCCTACGAGGCGGCCCTCGCCGCCGAGGCCATCGGACGGTGCACCCTGGCAGGCAGCACGGAGACCGCAGCCGGCATCTCCGAACTGACCACTGCCGCGGACGAACTGGAAACCATCGGCGCGACGTGGGACGTGGCCCGAGTACGGGCGCAGCTACGAGCCCATCCCAGCGCCAGACGACGCCCACCAGGCCGTCCCGGCTACGGTGACCGGCTCTCGCCACGCGAACAAGAGGCGGCAGAACTCGCCGGCGCCGGTATGAGCAACCGCGAAATAGCGTGCACCCTGCACCTGTCCCCACGGACAGTCGAACAGCATGTGGCCCGCGCCATCAAAAAGCTGGGGATCCCCTCCCGGCAAGCCCTGGCCTCGTTGAGACACAACGACCAGCCGGAGAACTGA
- a CDS encoding nSTAND1 domain-containing NTPase has translation MGNEGHREPLPRRVFADRLAELLELTADLPLKSAVAEANRRRPFGRGRPISGRRVSDWKRGRHLPDSEMAFLVLVRVLIEHCRGRRMPADEVSAGLLDEEQWRHWLRAARASPPDPDVEPRAGQSAEQDEWAEQAGRGVTDGRWASQCPYRGLAPFGQEQAEVFYGREKLTAQLVHTLADRLDRPGVMLVSGASGAGKSSLVRAGLLPALANGALSAESARWPVAVMHPTSQPRDELARVLAKVGRRDPGAIRAALESAPERAYTLVRDVVDAYAAKGQQAVGSTGNRLVLVVDPFEQLFTLPDTPHPNPGSGFGVAGSVERERADVIAALHAAATVPCGPDGEPAALVIAVIRSDFLPACAAYPQLAQAATDGLFLVGPMTAAQLRATITGPAERAGLKVPPSLVDAILADLPASSSGGGYEVGALPLLSEAMRVTWRHREGDWLTSRGYELSGGVAHAIQTSAEAVYTELTEAQQAAARKVFHRLTKVTPDGQAVRRPMPYRHDDPASEDHAVRDVVEAFAAQRLIVIGENTAQLPLQRRLTGHKGDVGAVAFSPDGHTLATGSDDGTVRLWDPATGRTRRALTSHNGAVRAVAFNPDGHTLATSSADRTVRLWDPATGRTRRALTSHNGAVRAVAFNPDGHTLATSSADRTVRLWDPATGRTRRILTGHNGAVRAVAFNPDGRTLATADENGTVRLWDSATGRTQRTLTSHNGAVTSVAFNPDGRTLATAGTDDIVRLWDSATGRIRRILTGHKGDVEAVAFSPDGRTLATGGDDRTVRLWDTTGRTRRILTGHKGIVYSVAFSPDGRTLATGGIDGTVRLWDPATGRTRRILTDQKDDVGAVAFSPDGRTLATAADGDTVRLWDPATGRTRSILTGHKGDVVAVAFSPDGRTLATGDDDGTVRLWDPATGRAQRILTGHKGDVYSVAFSPDGKTLATAGGDDTVRLWDPATGRTRRILTSHKDSAWSVAFSPDGRTLATSSADHTVRLWDLAAGRTRETLTVNESVTSMEFSPTKRALATGDEGGTVRLWDPATGRTRTTLTGHKLYVAAVAFSPDGKTLATASEDGTVRLWDAKSPGREDAIKKICQAVGRDLSAKERSQYLADRSRRACPS, from the coding sequence ATGGGGAATGAGGGGCACAGGGAGCCGTTACCGCGGCGGGTGTTCGCCGATCGGTTGGCTGAGCTGCTGGAGCTGACGGCGGACCTTCCGCTGAAGAGTGCGGTGGCAGAGGCCAACCGGCGTCGGCCTTTCGGCCGGGGCCGACCGATCTCGGGGCGCAGAGTCAGCGACTGGAAGCGCGGGCGGCATCTGCCCGACTCGGAGATGGCGTTCCTCGTTCTGGTCCGGGTGCTGATCGAGCACTGCCGCGGTCGGCGGATGCCTGCTGATGAGGTCAGTGCGGGTCTGCTGGATGAGGAGCAGTGGCGTCACTGGCTGCGGGCCGCCCGCGCCTCCCCGCCCGATCCCGACGTTGAGCCCCGCGCCGGGCAGTCGGCCGAGCAGGACGAGTGGGCCGAGCAGGCCGGGCGGGGCGTGACTGACGGGAGGTGGGCGTCGCAGTGCCCGTATCGGGGGTTGGCGCCGTTCGGGCAGGAGCAGGCGGAGGTCTTCTACGGGCGGGAGAAGTTGACCGCGCAACTGGTGCACACCCTGGCCGACCGGCTGGACCGGCCCGGGGTCATGCTGGTGAGCGGGGCGTCGGGGGCGGGCAAGTCGTCCCTGGTGCGTGCGGGGCTGCTGCCTGCGCTGGCTAACGGGGCGCTCAGTGCGGAGTCGGCGAGGTGGCCGGTTGCGGTGATGCATCCCACCTCGCAGCCTCGCGATGAGCTGGCGCGGGTGCTGGCCAAGGTCGGCAGGCGCGATCCCGGCGCGATCCGTGCGGCGCTGGAGAGCGCTCCGGAGCGGGCGTACACATTGGTGCGGGATGTGGTGGACGCCTACGCTGCCAAGGGGCAGCAGGCTGTGGGCAGTACCGGTAACCGGCTGGTGCTGGTGGTCGACCCGTTCGAGCAGCTGTTCACTCTCCCCGACACCCCTCACCCCAACCCCGGCTCTGGTTTTGGTGTGGCCGGTTCGGTGGAGCGGGAGCGTGCGGACGTGATCGCGGCCCTGCATGCGGCGGCCACGGTGCCGTGTGGTCCGGACGGGGAGCCGGCCGCGTTGGTCATCGCAGTGATCCGCTCCGATTTCCTGCCGGCCTGCGCGGCCTACCCCCAGCTCGCCCAAGCGGCAACCGACGGGCTGTTCCTGGTCGGGCCGATGACCGCGGCGCAGCTGCGGGCGACCATCACCGGACCCGCCGAACGCGCGGGCCTCAAGGTCCCGCCGTCTCTGGTCGACGCCATTCTCGCCGACCTGCCCGCCTCCTCATCCGGCGGCGGGTACGAGGTGGGAGCGCTGCCGCTGTTGTCGGAAGCGATGCGCGTCACCTGGAGGCACCGCGAGGGCGACTGGCTGACCAGCCGCGGCTACGAGCTGTCCGGTGGTGTCGCCCACGCTATCCAGACCAGCGCCGAAGCCGTGTACACCGAACTGACCGAGGCCCAGCAGGCCGCCGCCCGCAAGGTATTCCACCGTCTCACCAAGGTCACCCCTGACGGGCAGGCCGTCCGCCGCCCCATGCCCTACCGGCACGACGACCCCGCCTCCGAGGACCACGCCGTGCGGGATGTGGTGGAGGCCTTCGCCGCTCAACGCCTGATCGTGATCGGCGAGAACACCGCACAACTCCCCCTCCAACGCCGCCTCACCGGCCACAAGGGCGACGTGGGAGCGGTGGCGTTCAGCCCCGACGGGCACACCCTGGCCACCGGCAGCGACGACGGCACCGTGCGGCTGTGGGACCCCGCAACCGGCCGCACCCGAAGGGCCCTCACCAGCCACAACGGCGCCGTGAGAGCGGTGGCGTTCAACCCCGACGGGCACACCCTCGCTACCAGCAGCGCGGATCGCACCGTGCGGCTGTGGGACCCCGCAACCGGCCGCACCCGAAGGGCCCTCACCAGCCACAACGGCGCCGTGAGAGCGGTGGCGTTCAACCCCGACGGGCACACCCTCGCTACCAGCAGCGCGGATCGCACCGTGCGGCTGTGGGACCCCGCAACCGGCCGCACCCGAAGGATCCTCACCGGCCACAACGGCGCCGTGAGAGCGGTGGCGTTCAACCCCGACGGACGCACCCTGGCCACCGCCGACGAAAACGGCACGGTACGGTTGTGGGATTCCGCAACCGGCCGCACCCAAAGAACCCTCACCAGCCACAACGGCGCCGTGACCTCGGTGGCGTTCAACCCCGACGGACGCACCCTGGCCACCGCTGGCACAGACGACATCGTACGGTTGTGGGATTCCGCGACCGGCCGCATCCGAAGGATCCTCACCGGCCACAAGGGCGACGTGGAGGCGGTGGCGTTCAGCCCCGACGGACGCACCCTGGCCACCGGCGGCGACGACCGGACGGTACGCCTGTGGGACACCACCGGCCGCACCCGAAGGATCCTCACCGGCCACAAGGGCATCGTGTACTCGGTGGCGTTCAGCCCCGACGGACGCACCCTGGCCACCGGCGGCATTGACGGTACGGTACGGCTGTGGGACCCCGCGACCGGCCGCACCCGAAGGATCCTCACCGACCAGAAGGACGACGTGGGGGCGGTGGCGTTCAGCCCCGACGGACGCACCCTGGCCACCGCCGCCGACGGCGACACGGTACGGCTGTGGGACCCCGCAACCGGCCGCACCCGAAGCATCCTCACCGGCCACAAGGGCGACGTGGTGGCGGTGGCGTTCAGCCCCGACGGACGCACCCTGGCCACTGGCGACGACGACGGCACCGTGCGGCTGTGGGACCCCGCAACCGGCCGCGCCCAAAGGATCCTCACCGGCCACAAGGGCGACGTGTACTCGGTGGCGTTCAGTCCCGACGGCAAGACCCTGGCCACCGCCGGCGGCGACGACACGGTACGGCTGTGGGACCCCGCAACCGGCCGCACCCGAAGGATCCTCACCAGCCACAAGGACAGCGCGTGGTCGGTGGCGTTCAGCCCCGACGGACGCACCCTGGCCACCAGCAGCGCGGATCACACGGTGCGGCTGTGGGATCTCGCAGCCGGCCGCACCCGCGAAACCCTCACCGTCAACGAGAGCGTCACGTCGATGGAATTCAGCCCCACCAAACGCGCCCTGGCCACCGGGGACGAAGGCGGCACGGTACGCCTGTGGGACCCCGCAACCGGCCGCACCCGCACAACCCTCACCGGCCACAAGCTCTACGTGGCGGCGGTGGCCTTCAGTCCCGACGGCAAGACCCTGGCCACTGCCAGCGAAGACGGCACGGTACGCCTGTGGGATGCGAAGTCGCCCGGCCGAGAAGACGCGATCAAGAAGATCTGTCAGGCCGTTGGCCGAGATCTCTCCGCCAAAGAACGGTCCCAGTACCTCGCCGACCGGTCGCGCCGGGCATGCCCCTCCTGA